In a genomic window of Mucilaginibacter sp. KACC 22063:
- a CDS encoding DUF2723 domain-containing protein — MNYNKINNLFGWIAFLIASVTYILTLEPSASFWDCGEFIACIYRLQVAHQPGAPLFTMIGKVFSLLSMGDIHRVAYWTNVASAIASGATILFLFWSITALAKKILVKTGEEITTANTILIIGAGLVGALAYTWSDTFWFSAVESEVYAQSSLCTAIVFWAILKWDAHADEPGADRWLVFIAYVMGLSIGIHLLNLLVIPAIALVIYFRRAKTVTASGTLWSFLLGCVALGLVLWGIIQYTVKGAAYSDLFFVNTLGMGFGTGAIAFYVLLLAAIVLGIYYTIKPSQPVIIASAICFILLLGFSGGIVGAIAGIAFVAFLEYVLHVRNKRYLLNTILISTLFILLGYSSFVMIVIRAKAGTNLNNSDPEDAFTLNSYLNRDQYGETPLLYGQFFDSKQVDQTEGGNMYRRGKEKYEIAGKKIKPVYDRNTIFPRIFSQTGDDPQFYRQWLRLGQEEHPTLVHNLAFFFSWQVNQMYTRYFMWNFVGRTNEMDGQANDSPDGDWVSGLNVGKKMPYNVTHSLSYNRMYFLPLIIGLVGLFYHFKRKQRDAGVVAVLFFFTGLAIVLYLNQDPGQPRERDYAYAGSFYAFAIWIGLGVLAIAQFLSKKLNATTSAYIATAACLLAAPILMATQEWDDHDRSTKYTPRDMAINYLESCAPNAILFTYGDNDTYPLWYAQEVENVRPDIRIVNLSLLGTDWYIRQMKQKMNDSAPLPITMPNEKFEQGVRDVLYFNDKNIATPVELKEVFDFMMSDNPETKVEYQSGDVENYLPTKNFKMTVNADQLVKDGIVKASDKDRVTPEMDWKYNSNYVTKDNLAMMDILAHNNWKRPIYFAITVGNENLMGLDKYLYCEGFANRLLPFKPDTAAAQGDVANTMLMYNNMMTKFKWGNMKKARYLDHESLTMFYPIIMKQFVSLADHLMEDGHPDLAKKALQKYDAEMPNLYPYTEVAARKYYLVDDAYKVGDAQLGNKWATEIDDYLNDVLSYNADQLKNNGTVSTRDAQLCMSILNGLVTLTKDNKQTSLSAKFEKQLKEYEGSLGSIMQRQQ, encoded by the coding sequence ATGAATTATAACAAAATCAATAACCTCTTTGGCTGGATAGCTTTTCTGATAGCCTCGGTAACGTACATTTTAACCTTAGAGCCATCTGCCAGTTTTTGGGATTGCGGCGAATTCATTGCCTGTATATATCGTTTACAGGTAGCCCACCAACCTGGTGCCCCTTTGTTCACTATGATTGGTAAAGTGTTCTCCTTACTTTCAATGGGCGACATACACAGGGTGGCTTACTGGACAAACGTTGCTTCGGCCATCGCCAGCGGTGCTACAATTTTGTTCTTATTCTGGAGTATTACAGCCTTAGCTAAAAAGATATTAGTTAAAACAGGCGAAGAAATTACAACCGCCAACACCATCCTTATTATAGGTGCAGGCCTGGTTGGCGCTTTAGCTTATACCTGGTCTGATACCTTTTGGTTCTCGGCCGTTGAATCTGAGGTTTATGCACAATCATCATTATGTACGGCTATTGTTTTTTGGGCGATATTAAAATGGGATGCCCATGCAGATGAGCCGGGTGCCGACAGGTGGCTGGTATTTATCGCTTATGTAATGGGCCTTTCTATCGGCATCCACTTACTTAACTTATTGGTTATTCCGGCAATTGCATTGGTGATTTATTTCCGCCGTGCAAAAACAGTTACCGCTTCCGGAACTTTATGGTCATTCTTATTAGGCTGCGTTGCCTTAGGCCTTGTACTTTGGGGTATCATTCAATACACTGTTAAAGGTGCTGCTTATTCAGACCTGTTCTTTGTTAACACTTTAGGCATGGGCTTCGGCACAGGCGCTATTGCATTTTATGTGTTATTACTTGCAGCTATTGTATTAGGCATTTACTATACCATTAAGCCTTCGCAGCCGGTTATTATTGCATCTGCCATCTGCTTTATACTGCTGCTGGGTTTTAGCGGCGGTATTGTAGGCGCTATTGCAGGCATTGCATTTGTTGCCTTTTTAGAGTATGTACTGCACGTACGCAACAAACGCTATCTGTTAAATACCATCCTTATATCTACCTTGTTCATTCTTTTAGGTTACAGCTCGTTTGTAATGATTGTTATCCGTGCTAAAGCAGGTACAAACTTAAACAACAGCGACCCTGAAGATGCTTTTACATTAAACAGCTACCTTAACCGCGACCAGTATGGGGAAACGCCATTGCTTTACGGTCAGTTTTTTGATTCAAAACAAGTAGACCAAACCGAAGGCGGCAACATGTATCGCCGTGGCAAAGAGAAATATGAAATTGCCGGTAAAAAAATCAAACCGGTTTACGACCGTAATACCATCTTCCCACGTATCTTCAGCCAAACAGGCGACGATCCGCAATTCTATCGTCAGTGGCTTCGCTTAGGGCAGGAAGAACATCCTACCCTGGTCCACAATCTTGCCTTCTTCTTTAGCTGGCAGGTTAACCAGATGTATACCCGTTACTTTATGTGGAACTTTGTTGGACGTACCAATGAAATGGACGGCCAGGCGAATGATTCACCTGACGGCGATTGGGTAAGCGGCTTGAACGTGGGTAAAAAGATGCCTTACAATGTAACGCACAGCTTATCATACAACCGTATGTATTTCCTGCCGCTGATAATTGGTTTGGTAGGTTTGTTCTATCATTTTAAACGCAAACAGCGCGATGCAGGTGTTGTGGCGGTACTGTTCTTCTTTACAGGGCTTGCCATTGTGCTTTACCTCAACCAGGATCCGGGGCAGCCACGTGAGCGTGACTATGCCTATGCGGGTTCGTTCTACGCGTTTGCCATCTGGATTGGTTTAGGCGTATTAGCTATTGCACAGTTCCTGAGCAAAAAGCTGAATGCAACTACCAGCGCTTATATTGCTACTGCTGCATGCTTACTGGCGGCGCCTATATTAATGGCTACACAGGAATGGGACGACCACGACCGTTCTACCAAATACACGCCTCGTGATATGGCGATCAACTACTTGGAATCATGCGCGCCTAACGCTATCTTATTCACTTATGGCGATAACGACACTTACCCGCTTTGGTATGCGCAAGAGGTAGAGAACGTTCGCCCGGATATCCGTATTGTGAATTTAAGTTTACTGGGTACCGACTGGTATATCCGCCAGATGAAGCAGAAGATGAATGATTCTGCTCCGCTGCCTATCACTATGCCGAACGAAAAATTTGAGCAGGGTGTTAGAGATGTGCTTTATTTCAATGATAAAAATATTGCTACTCCGGTTGAGCTGAAGGAAGTGTTCGACTTTATGATGTCAGACAATCCTGAAACTAAGGTGGAATACCAAAGTGGTGATGTAGAAAACTACCTGCCTACCAAGAACTTTAAAATGACCGTTAATGCCGACCAACTGGTTAAAGACGGCATTGTTAAAGCCAGCGATAAAGATCGCGTTACACCAGAGATGGATTGGAAATACAATTCGAACTATGTAACAAAAGATAACCTGGCCATGATGGATATCCTGGCGCACAACAATTGGAAACGCCCTATTTACTTTGCAATAACCGTAGGTAACGAGAACCTGATGGGCCTTGACAAATACCTGTACTGTGAAGGTTTTGCAAACCGTTTATTGCCATTTAAACCGGATACAGCCGCCGCACAAGGCGATGTAGCCAACACCATGCTGATGTATAATAACATGATGACCAAGTTTAAATGGGGAAATATGAAAAAGGCGCGTTACCTGGATCATGAGTCGTTAACGATGTTCTACCCTATCATCATGAAACAGTTTGTTTCTCTTGCTGATCATTTAATGGAAGACGGGCATCCAGATCTTGCTAAAAAAGCGCTACAGAAATACGATGCAGAAATGCCTAACCTGTACCCTTATACAGAGGTTGCCGCACGCAAATACTATTTAGTTGATGATGCCTACAAAGTTGGCGATGCACAGCTTGGCAATAAATGGGCTACCGAAATTGATGATTATCTTAATGACGTGCTATCCTACAATGCTGACCAGTTGAAAAACAATGGCACCGTTAGCACACGTGATGCACAGCTTTGCATGTCGATACTGAATGGTTTAGTAACCCTTACCAAAGATAATAAGCAAACAAGCCTTTCGGCTAAGTTTGAAAAACAACTGAAAGAATACGAAGGCAGCCTGGGCTCAATTATGCAAAGGCAGCAATAA
- a CDS encoding serine hydrolase, with product MKKRYLLILFLCLGLGIYAAKAQDSKAKKIETYMQKAHDLGLFKGNVLVVDNGKVVYKAAMGFTDYTETKPLTTAYRFHIGSIAKESDAVAIMILKDEGKLNLDDKVSKYLPQLPAWSNTISIRNLLQYTSGLPDVKWKTVKSDSANMSDLMHVEKLNFEPGTNYFYNNNNVFLRRRIIEKISGMTFNQFVEQKILQPSDMKSSIVDPDDSTPLFAKGYDKSHKPDPLVYPITGWTAVTLDDFYKWARVISNFKLITPQSTRDILIPAGNNMQSGLGGGTMDGDKLITHTHDGTAMNHQALLVDDIPKKRTIILLTNNKNTSLYQFNNALQNILDGKPYDEPTKSILSTFQSKIDSLNGNQIIAFYNILKKTNKEEYGFKDENTLNEIGYYLLRTKKMQDAITVFEYNTTLYPQSWNVYDSLGEAYLTAGDNAKALLSYKKSVELNPDSQAGKAIIKRLEQ from the coding sequence ATGAAAAAGCGTTACTTACTTATACTATTCTTGTGCCTTGGCTTAGGCATCTATGCAGCTAAAGCGCAGGACAGCAAAGCAAAAAAGATTGAGACCTACATGCAAAAGGCGCATGATCTTGGCTTATTTAAGGGAAATGTTTTGGTTGTGGATAACGGCAAAGTAGTATATAAGGCTGCAATGGGTTTTACTGATTACACCGAAACAAAACCACTCACCACGGCATACCGTTTTCATATTGGCTCTATCGCAAAAGAATCTGATGCGGTAGCCATCATGATACTTAAAGACGAAGGCAAGCTTAACCTTGACGATAAAGTTTCAAAATACCTGCCCCAACTACCGGCATGGAGCAATACCATAAGCATTAGAAACTTGTTGCAATACACCAGCGGATTGCCGGACGTAAAGTGGAAAACGGTTAAAAGTGATTCAGCCAATATGTCGGACCTGATGCATGTAGAGAAACTCAATTTTGAACCGGGCACTAATTATTTTTATAACAACAACAATGTGTTTTTACGCCGCCGTATTATTGAAAAGATCAGCGGAATGACGTTTAACCAATTTGTTGAGCAAAAAATATTGCAGCCATCGGATATGAAAAGCTCGATAGTTGATCCTGACGATAGCACGCCATTGTTTGCAAAGGGATATGATAAGAGTCATAAGCCTGATCCATTAGTGTATCCTATCACCGGTTGGACGGCCGTTACGCTGGACGACTTTTATAAATGGGCAAGGGTTATCTCGAATTTTAAATTGATTACGCCACAGTCGACCCGTGATATATTGATACCGGCAGGCAATAATATGCAATCCGGACTGGGTGGTGGCACAATGGATGGCGATAAACTGATTACCCATACACATGATGGTACAGCAATGAACCACCAGGCTTTACTTGTAGATGATATACCTAAAAAGCGTACTATCATCCTGCTTACCAACAATAAAAACACCAGTCTGTATCAGTTCAATAACGCGCTGCAAAACATTTTAGATGGCAAGCCATATGATGAGCCAACAAAGTCGATACTAAGTACTTTCCAGAGCAAGATAGATTCACTTAACGGAAATCAGATCATTGCTTTTTATAACATTCTGAAAAAAACAAATAAGGAGGAGTACGGCTTTAAAGACGAAAACACATTGAATGAAATAGGTTACTACCTGCTTCGGACTAAAAAAATGCAGGATGCCATTACCGTCTTCGAATACAATACTACGCTATATCCACAATCATGGAATGTGTATGACAGCCTTGGCGAAGCCTATCTTACAGCGGGAGATAATGCAAAAGCATTATTAAGCTATAAAAAGTCGGTTGAACTTAACCCGGACAGCCAGGCGGGTAAAGCGATTATTAAGCGACTGGAACAATAA
- a CDS encoding acetyl-CoA carboxylase carboxyltransferase subunit alpha, with the protein MKISFDFEKPLAELQQQIEKVKQVEEKTKVDMSATLAELEEKLEAAQKKVYSNLNGWQKVQISRHPERPYTLQYIELMCDDFIELHGDRTIGDDKAIIGGFGSINGHTAMFIGHQKGRNTKDRQYRNFGMANPEGYRKALRLMKMAEKFNKPIITLIDTPGAFPGLEAEERGQGEAIARNLLEMSVLKVPVICVIIGEGASGGAIGIGIGDKVYMLENTWYSVISPESCSSILWRSWDFKEKAAEVLKLTSGEMFKNGLIDGIIKEPLGGAHQDPVAMATTLKRQLLKDLKNLQERNINELVSERIDKFCNMGVVIDESPEPQSQPESN; encoded by the coding sequence ATGAAAATATCTTTTGATTTTGAAAAACCGCTTGCCGAACTGCAGCAGCAGATTGAAAAAGTAAAGCAGGTTGAAGAAAAAACCAAGGTGGATATGTCGGCTACGCTGGCTGAACTTGAGGAAAAGCTGGAGGCCGCACAAAAGAAGGTTTACAGTAACCTTAACGGTTGGCAAAAAGTACAGATATCGCGTCACCCCGAGCGTCCATACACCCTGCAATATATAGAGCTGATGTGCGATGATTTCATCGAGCTGCACGGCGACCGAACTATTGGCGACGATAAAGCAATCATCGGTGGCTTTGGTTCTATCAACGGCCACACGGCTATGTTTATCGGCCACCAAAAAGGGCGTAACACCAAAGACCGCCAGTACCGCAACTTCGGTATGGCTAATCCCGAAGGTTACCGCAAAGCTTTAAGGCTGATGAAAATGGCTGAGAAGTTTAACAAGCCGATCATCACTTTGATCGACACTCCGGGAGCATTCCCTGGCCTTGAGGCTGAGGAGCGCGGACAAGGTGAGGCTATTGCCCGTAACCTGCTGGAAATGTCGGTATTAAAAGTGCCTGTGATCTGCGTAATTATTGGCGAAGGTGCATCGGGCGGAGCAATTGGTATTGGTATCGGCGATAAGGTATACATGCTTGAGAATACCTGGTATTCTGTAATTTCTCCAGAGTCGTGCTCGTCAATCTTATGGCGCAGCTGGGACTTTAAAGAAAAAGCTGCTGAAGTATTAAAACTGACATCAGGCGAAATGTTCAAGAACGGTTTGATTGATGGTATCATCAAAGAACCGCTTGGTGGCGCTCACCAGGATCCGGTAGCTATGGCTACAACCTTAAAAAGGCAATTGCTTAAAGACCTTAAAAACTTACAGGAGCGTAATATCAACGAGCTTGTATCAGAGCGTATTGATAAATTCTGCAACATGGGCGTGGTAATTGACGAAAGCCCTGAGCCGCAAAGTCAGCCAGAAAGTAACTAA